From a single Sphaeramia orbicularis chromosome 4, fSphaOr1.1, whole genome shotgun sequence genomic region:
- the commd2 gene encoding COMM domain-containing protein 2, which translates to MLLVLSEEHKDHLGFLPKVPTAVVAEFGRIALEFLRKGTSPKIYEGAARKLCVPVDVVQHGVEGLMYLMLESSKHMISEVDFLDSVLVLGFNEDLNQTLLQLYLQHHSQIRSVVNQLPFNPPSYHNLEWRLDVQLASRSLRQQLIPVLTVQLLLSGHSNSSQVLQTDPSTLLHLISTLETALTAMKSSHARRILRNIK; encoded by the exons ATGCTGCTGGTTTTGTCTGAAGAACATAAAGACCACCTGGGCTTTTTACCGAAGGTTCCGACGGCAG TGGTCGCAGAGTTTGGACGTATCGCACTGGAGTTTCTGAGAAAAGGAACCAGCCCGAAGATCTATGAGGGAGCAGCCA GGAAGCTCTGTGTTCCAGTGGATGTGGTCCAGCATGGAGTGGAAGGACTCATGTACCTGATGCTAGAGAGCTCCAAACACATG ATCTCTGAAGTGGATTTCCTGGACTCTGTGTTGGTTCTGGGCTTCAATGAGGATCTGAATCAAACCCTCTTACAG CTTTACCTGCAGCACCACAGTCAGATCCGCAGCGTTGTCAATCAGCTGCCCTTCAACCCGCCTTCATACCACAACCTGGAATGGAGACTGGACGTACAG TTGGCCAGTCGTTCACTTCGGCAGCAGCTCATTCCTGTGCTGACCGTCCAGCTGCTTCTGTCAGGACATTCCAACAGTAGTCAGGTCCTCCAGACGGACCCCAGCACCCTTCTGCACCTCATCTCCACCCTGGAAACGGCACTGACCGCCATGAAGTCCAGCCACGCTCGACGCATTCTACGCAACATCAAATGA